From a single Streptomyces sp. NBC_00377 genomic region:
- a CDS encoding sugar ABC transporter permease has product MRAVTGAVRSGVTAVRGKLSAGELGALPVVLVLAVVWITFQSLNENFLSPRNLSNLSVDIVGTGMIAVGIVFVLLLGELDLSVGSISGLAAAVFAVLNVNNGVPEWLALVVAVLAGTVAGTVQGYSIARTRVPAFVITLAGLLTWNGLMLSVLGDSGTVNLDENGLVAKLTSYYFTDDAVAYGLAAVAAAAVFLVADRDRRRRRAIGMPHRSLRAISVRTAVLAAIAFGTAYLLNRFQGLPLALLIFIVVVAGLDILLRRTPYGRQVYALGGSVEAARRASLDVTWVQTAVLAASGTMAAVGGLFLASRITSVSQSSGSGVLLVNAIAAAVIGGTSLFGGRGTTWSAVLGMLVIQSIASGMAITDTPPAVQFVITGGVLFAAVIIDSLSRRSQEAHGRA; this is encoded by the coding sequence ATGCGGGCCGTCACCGGCGCCGTGCGCAGCGGAGTGACGGCTGTGCGGGGCAAGCTGAGCGCCGGTGAGCTGGGCGCCCTCCCCGTCGTCCTCGTCCTGGCCGTCGTCTGGATCACCTTCCAGTCCCTCAACGAGAACTTCCTCTCGCCCCGCAACCTGTCCAACCTCAGCGTGGACATCGTGGGCACCGGGATGATCGCGGTCGGCATCGTCTTCGTGCTGCTGCTCGGGGAGCTCGATCTGTCCGTCGGCTCGATCAGCGGTCTCGCCGCGGCCGTCTTCGCCGTGCTGAACGTGAACAACGGGGTGCCCGAGTGGCTCGCGCTCGTCGTCGCGGTGCTGGCGGGGACCGTGGCGGGAACCGTCCAGGGCTACTCCATCGCAAGGACCCGGGTGCCGGCCTTCGTGATCACCCTCGCCGGGCTGCTCACCTGGAACGGCCTCATGCTGTCCGTCCTCGGTGACAGCGGCACCGTCAACCTCGACGAGAACGGGCTGGTCGCCAAGCTGACCAGCTACTACTTCACCGACGACGCCGTCGCGTACGGACTGGCGGCGGTCGCCGCGGCCGCGGTCTTCCTCGTCGCCGACCGGGACCGGCGGCGGCGCAGGGCCATCGGTATGCCGCACCGCTCGCTGCGCGCCATCTCCGTGCGCACCGCGGTGCTCGCGGCGATCGCGTTCGGCACCGCGTATCTGCTCAACCGGTTCCAGGGTCTGCCGCTCGCCCTGCTGATCTTCATCGTGGTGGTGGCGGGCCTGGACATCCTGCTTCGCCGCACCCCCTACGGACGGCAGGTCTACGCACTCGGCGGCAGCGTCGAGGCGGCCCGCCGGGCCAGCCTCGACGTGACCTGGGTGCAGACCGCGGTGCTCGCGGCCTCGGGCACGATGGCCGCCGTGGGAGGTCTGTTCCTGGCCTCGCGCATCACCTCGGTGAGCCAGAGTTCGGGCTCGGGTGTCCTGCTGGTCAACGCCATCGCGGCGGCCGTCATCGGTGGCACCAGTCTGTTCGGCGGACGCGGTACGACCTGGTCGGCGGTGCTGGGCATGCTGGTCATCCAGTCGATCGCCTCGGGCATGGCGATCACGGACACTCCCCCGGCCGTGCAGTTCGTCATCACGGGCGGGGTGCTCTTCGCCGCGGTGATCATCGACTCGCTGTCACGGCGTTCCCAGGAGGCGCACGGACGGGCCTGA
- a CDS encoding substrate-binding domain-containing protein codes for MKACIRATAAAVTAVSTAVVLTACGTSAGDAPHEEDGPHIGLLLPDATTARWEAQDRPLLEKEIGGLCADCVVEHANAKGDVALQQEQMDSMITNGVDVIVLVAVDARSLGPAVTKAHEADIPVIAYDRLAEGPISGYVSFDGVEVGRLQGRALLKAMGDKVPGAQIVMMNGDPSDPNTKSFEEGALSALGTRVKIGKAYDTPQWRTETAHMNMSGAIAALGLDSIDGVYAANDGLAAGSISALKANKADPLPPVTGQDAELSALRRILGGEQYMTVAKPFRPEAAAGGAMAVAAARGESLDQVAEQQVPTRGGDAVAAVLLTPVSVTAENMEDTVVRDGLHTVRQICTPELRAACVRAGLT; via the coding sequence ATGAAGGCCTGCATAAGGGCCACGGCCGCCGCGGTGACCGCGGTCTCCACCGCAGTCGTCCTGACGGCCTGCGGGACGAGCGCCGGCGACGCCCCCCACGAAGAGGACGGGCCGCACATAGGTCTGCTGCTGCCCGACGCCACCACCGCCCGCTGGGAGGCCCAGGACAGGCCCCTGCTGGAGAAGGAGATCGGCGGACTGTGCGCCGACTGCGTCGTCGAACACGCCAACGCCAAGGGTGATGTGGCCCTCCAGCAGGAACAGATGGACTCGATGATCACCAACGGGGTCGACGTCATCGTGCTGGTGGCCGTGGACGCCCGGTCGCTGGGCCCCGCAGTCACCAAGGCGCACGAGGCGGACATCCCCGTCATCGCCTACGACCGGCTCGCCGAGGGCCCCATCTCGGGTTACGTCTCCTTCGACGGCGTGGAGGTCGGCAGGCTCCAGGGCCGGGCGCTGCTGAAGGCGATGGGGGACAAGGTGCCGGGGGCGCAGATCGTCATGATGAACGGCGATCCCAGTGATCCGAACACCAAGTCGTTCGAGGAGGGCGCGCTGTCCGCGCTCGGCACCAGGGTGAAGATCGGCAAGGCCTACGACACGCCGCAGTGGCGCACCGAGACCGCGCACATGAACATGTCCGGGGCCATCGCGGCCCTCGGCCTCGACTCCATCGACGGGGTCTACGCGGCCAACGACGGCCTCGCCGCCGGAAGCATCTCCGCCCTCAAGGCGAACAAGGCGGACCCGCTGCCGCCGGTCACCGGGCAGGACGCGGAGCTCTCCGCCCTGCGGCGCATCCTCGGCGGCGAACAGTACATGACCGTCGCCAAGCCGTTCAGGCCCGAGGCGGCCGCCGGCGGCGCCATGGCCGTGGCCGCGGCCCGCGGGGAGAGCCTGGACCAGGTGGCCGAACAGCAGGTGCCGACGCGCGGCGGGGACGCGGTCGCCGCCGTCCTGCTCACCCCGGTGTCGGTGACCGCCGAGAACATGGAGGACACGGTGGTCAGGGACGGACTGCACACCGTCCGGCAGATCTGCACCCCCGAACTGCGGGCCGCCTGCGTCCGGGCCGGACTGACCTGA
- a CDS encoding SpoIIE family protein phosphatase: MRTCLDQALTFAGATLAAVYASGAGTRELRLVDMSGSTSSGSAPPERLLLSGDSPAARAFRTESPLWLTSGAPLGALPLGGRLGCLLVLGASADGFETEQRRFWERYADAVTELLPPGPDLPRPTPLLDPALRSLRAGFFVLSPDTGLIEADDTLLELVGITPDDFDGKVDTLLAHALPEDMHALMSVLELSTDAFGRRDLEFRVRGPTGEMRWLSLSCRAEADAHDGPQRVLGVVTATPVLRRGGDDVSRIQWLTAALDDAATVRDVGRVVVAALREPLAADHVAVAALQDDRVMVTVLDPPQPSAWPQIWRAEWRTEWPDAPLRALPTLQAALRDGRMDLWPAGTALEAGLAGIGAGGLAVLPLPAKGQVAGVCLVGWDRPHEFVPEERSLLTATAALVGQALKRAHAHDAEQELATMLQRSLLPRRLPELPGGTAVARYLPARRGLQVGGDWYDVIALSEDRVALVIGDVQGHSAGAATIMGQMRTAVRAYATEGHPPDVVVSHANRLLVGMETDLFATCCYAELDMEEGNVLFVRAGHLAPLLRLPDGATEEVEVAGGPPLGILAEADFPMTALELAPGTVLALVTDGLVEAADLHLDEGMRRTRVALAAADPADPGKMADELLGDAGRREDDVALLLLRYDGMKTRPVKVGWMVWRLPDAVMHARRFTARTLRRWKVQETADAVLLVVSELVTNALVHTQGPVRLDLILRGDRVRVCVSDASPRAPAKPVIVDWEATGGRGLLLVEAMSESFGSVPVAGGKQVWSEIAVPGGTP, translated from the coding sequence GTGCGGACATGCCTCGACCAGGCCCTGACCTTCGCCGGTGCGACACTGGCGGCGGTCTACGCGTCCGGGGCCGGCACACGCGAACTCCGACTGGTGGACATGTCCGGAAGCACCTCGTCCGGATCGGCGCCGCCGGAGCGCCTGCTCCTGTCCGGTGACTCGCCCGCGGCACGCGCCTTCCGGACCGAGAGCCCCCTGTGGCTGACCTCCGGGGCCCCGCTCGGTGCGCTGCCGCTCGGCGGCCGGCTGGGCTGCCTCCTCGTCCTCGGAGCCTCGGCGGACGGCTTCGAGACCGAGCAGCGCCGCTTCTGGGAACGGTACGCCGACGCGGTCACCGAACTCCTCCCACCGGGCCCGGACCTGCCGCGGCCGACGCCGCTGCTGGACCCCGCCCTGCGGAGTCTGCGGGCAGGCTTCTTCGTCCTCTCCCCGGACACCGGCCTGATCGAGGCCGACGACACCCTGCTCGAACTGGTCGGCATCACACCCGACGACTTCGACGGCAAGGTCGACACCCTGCTCGCCCACGCCCTCCCCGAGGACATGCACGCCCTGATGTCGGTCCTCGAACTGTCCACCGACGCCTTCGGCCGGCGGGACCTGGAGTTCCGGGTCCGTGGCCCCACCGGCGAGATGCGCTGGCTGAGTCTGAGCTGCCGGGCGGAGGCGGACGCCCACGACGGGCCGCAGCGGGTCCTGGGCGTGGTGACCGCGACCCCGGTACTGCGCCGCGGCGGCGACGACGTCTCCAGGATCCAGTGGCTGACGGCCGCCCTCGACGACGCCGCCACGGTCCGCGACGTCGGCCGGGTGGTCGTCGCGGCCCTGCGCGAGCCGCTGGCCGCCGACCACGTGGCCGTCGCCGCACTCCAGGACGACCGGGTCATGGTGACCGTCCTCGACCCGCCCCAGCCCAGCGCCTGGCCGCAGATCTGGCGCGCCGAGTGGCGCACGGAATGGCCCGACGCGCCCCTGCGCGCCCTGCCCACCCTCCAGGCGGCCCTGCGGGACGGGCGGATGGACCTCTGGCCCGCCGGTACCGCTCTCGAAGCCGGTCTGGCGGGTATCGGCGCCGGGGGACTGGCGGTCCTGCCGCTCCCCGCCAAGGGCCAGGTGGCCGGGGTCTGCCTGGTCGGCTGGGACCGGCCCCACGAGTTCGTGCCCGAGGAGCGGTCCCTGCTCACCGCCACCGCCGCCCTGGTCGGCCAGGCCCTCAAACGCGCCCACGCGCACGACGCCGAGCAGGAACTCGCGACGATGCTCCAGCGCAGCCTGCTGCCCCGGCGGCTGCCCGAACTGCCCGGCGGGACCGCAGTCGCCCGCTACCTGCCCGCCCGGCGCGGATTGCAGGTGGGCGGCGACTGGTACGACGTCATCGCCCTGTCCGAGGACCGGGTGGCCCTGGTCATCGGAGACGTCCAGGGACACAGTGCGGGGGCCGCGACGATCATGGGCCAGATGCGGACGGCGGTCCGCGCCTATGCCACCGAGGGCCACCCGCCCGACGTGGTCGTCTCGCACGCCAACCGGCTCCTGGTCGGCATGGAGACCGACCTGTTCGCCACCTGCTGCTATGCCGAACTCGACATGGAGGAGGGCAACGTCCTCTTCGTCCGGGCCGGACATCTCGCCCCCCTGCTGCGCCTGCCCGACGGCGCCACCGAGGAGGTCGAGGTGGCGGGCGGACCTCCGCTCGGCATCCTCGCGGAGGCGGACTTCCCCATGACGGCCCTCGAACTGGCCCCCGGCACGGTCCTCGCCCTGGTCACCGACGGTCTGGTCGAGGCCGCCGACCTGCACCTGGACGAGGGCATGCGCCGCACACGCGTCGCGCTCGCCGCGGCCGACCCCGCGGATCCGGGCAAGATGGCCGACGAACTCCTCGGCGACGCCGGCCGCCGGGAGGACGACGTGGCGCTGCTGCTCCTGCGCTACGACGGTATGAAGACCCGGCCGGTCAAGGTCGGCTGGATGGTGTGGCGGCTGCCCGACGCCGTCATGCACGCCCGCCGCTTCACGGCGCGCACCCTGCGCCGCTGGAAGGTCCAGGAGACGGCCGACGCCGTGCTCCTGGTCGTCTCCGAACTCGTCACCAACGCCCTGGTGCACACCCAGGGACCGGTCCGTCTCGACCTGATCCTGCGCGGCGACCGGGTGCGCGTCTGCGTGAGCGACGCCTCGCCGCGCGCGCCGGCCAAACCGGTGATCGTCGACTGGGAGGCGACCGGCGGCCGGGGCCTGCTGCTGGTCGAGGCCATGTCGGAGTCGTTCGGCTCGGTCCCGGTGGCCGGCGGCAAACAGGTGTGGAGCGAGATCGCCGTACCGGGAGGAACACCATGA